From Fusarium oxysporum f. sp. lycopersici 4287 chromosome 10, whole genome shotgun sequence, the proteins below share one genomic window:
- a CDS encoding NADPH2 dehydrogenase, which produces MSRLFEPLAVGSTSLEHRIVMAPLTRYRCDDDHCPTSMTREYYEQRASTPGTLIISEATFISESTAGSDNAPGIWSDAQVTAWRSITDAIHAKGCKVFCQLWHQGRAGNPDVLRRKGYPLLSSSVVPAEPSMPTPQEMTEDDIQTTIENYVSAARNAIAAGFDGVEIHGANGYLPDQFLQDTCNKRTDRWGGSIENRARFHIEVTKAVIAAVGADKTGMRLSPYSDFLGMLMDDPDPQFQYLIEQLKPLGLAYLHLIEARIRGNDDADCGGQRTVRWIVELWNNTSPVVLSGGFKSDSARTAVDEMYKGYDVLIAFGRYFVANPDLVFRLKTGIGLEGYDRTYFYTPKIARGYTDYAFSQEFLSRNTAKV; this is translated from the exons ATGTCACGACTCTTTGAGCCACTGGCCGTTGGGTCAACTTCTCTGGAGCACCGAATTGTTATGGCGCCTCTGACCAGATACCGCTGCGACGATGATCATTGCCCAACTTCAATGACAAGAG AATACTACGAACAACGTGCATCAACACCTGGTACTCTCATCATCAGTGAAGCAACCTTCATATCCGAAAGCACAGCCGGTTCCGACAATGCACCTGGAATTTGGTCCGATGCTCAAGTCACAGCGTGGCGCAGTATAACCGACGCCATTCACGCAAAGGGCTGTAAAGTCTTTTGTCAGCTCTGGCATCAAGGACGAGCTGGCAACCCTGATGTTCTGCGGAGGAAGGGCTACCCTCTTCTTTCCAGTAGTGTTGTTCCGGCCGAGCCATCAATGCCAACTCCTCAAGAAATGACAGAGGACGATATCCAGACTACTATAGAGAACTATGTCTCTGCTGCGAGAAACGCTATCGCGGCGGGTTTTGACGGCGTTGAGATCCATGGTGCGAATGGGTATCTACCTGATCAGTTCTTACAGGATACTTGCAACAAACGCACAGATCGTTGGGGAGGAAGTATTGAGAATCGCGCTAGATTCCACATCGAAGTCACAAAAGCCGTCATCGCAGCCGTCGGAGCCGATAAGACTGGAATGCGTCTCAGTCCCTACAGCGACTTTCTAGGCATGCTCATGGACGACCCCGATCCTCAGTTCCAGTACCTCATCGAGCAACTCAAACCACTTGGCCTAGCATACCTGCATCTCATCGAAGCTCGTATACGCGGTAACGATGATGCTGATTGCGGTGGTCAACGGACAGTTCGGTGGATTGTTGAGCTGTGGAACAACACAAGTCCTGTGGTCCTCTCGGGCGGCTTCAAGAGTGACTCAGCTAGAACcgctgttgatgagatgtACAAGGGATATGATGTTCTGATTGCTTTTGGGAGATATTTTGTTGCGAATCCGGATCTTGTGTTTCGTTTGAAGACGGGTATTGGATTGGAAGGATATGATAGGACGTACTTTTATACTCCCAAGATAGCGAGGGGGTATACTGACTATGCGTTTAGTCAGGAGTTCTTGAGCAGGAATACTGCAAAGGTGTAA